In Salinigranum marinum, one DNA window encodes the following:
- a CDS encoding DUF7119 family protein has translation MTDRNPGREWTHPADREEPVGEPVVRADPSVTGERAREAVGFDPDDPESVQLAAETVRAFSENTVGAEDNVYMLRGAAACAALVRGVGSYKRAAERAGGDVSVSFIRKWARVHDLPQAIRRHVARGDIAPTAAKHIARVSGDARFALAWATLDGDLTVREVRRIASAVNAGTSAAEALADHGATLGELTVRLPPELYLELRRRASLENVPPEDVLADALTGYFEG, from the coding sequence ATGACCGACCGAAACCCCGGTCGCGAGTGGACGCATCCGGCCGATCGTGAGGAACCCGTGGGTGAACCGGTCGTCCGCGCCGACCCGTCGGTCACCGGCGAGCGTGCCCGCGAGGCGGTCGGGTTCGATCCCGACGACCCCGAGAGCGTCCAACTCGCCGCCGAGACGGTACGGGCGTTCTCGGAGAACACGGTCGGTGCCGAAGACAACGTGTACATGCTTCGCGGAGCGGCCGCCTGCGCCGCGCTGGTCCGCGGCGTCGGCTCGTACAAACGCGCCGCCGAGCGCGCCGGCGGCGACGTCTCGGTCTCGTTCATCCGGAAGTGGGCCCGCGTGCACGACCTCCCGCAGGCGATCCGCCGGCACGTCGCTCGCGGCGACATCGCCCCGACGGCCGCGAAACACATCGCGCGTGTCTCGGGTGACGCGCGGTTCGCCCTCGCGTGGGCGACGCTCGACGGCGACCTCACCGTACGCGAGGTTCGACGGATCGCCAGCGCGGTCAACGCCGGAACCTCCGCGGCCGAAGCGCTGGCGGACCACGGCGCCACGCTCGGCGAACTCACCGTCCGGCTGCCGCCGGAGCTGTATCTCGAACTCCGGCGACGCGCCTCGCTGGAGAACGTCCCCCCCGAAGACGTCCTCGCGGACGCCCTGACGGGGTATTTCGAGGGCTGA